From a region of the Vallicoccus soli genome:
- a CDS encoding DUF3093 domain-containing protein has product MASTRGTDRPAAAQGPVRYRERIGAPWWMWATLVALALSAWLVMLVVLGPLGALWTALAVLLLGGTGLVRSAAVVEVRLGGDGELRAGRARLPLSVAGAVVPLDAERAAHARGPGIDARAYHLLRGWVPTAVLVEVRDPRDPTPYWYVSTRRPERLARALEEARPGAAGAPSRGAPGDGAGPG; this is encoded by the coding sequence GTGGCGAGCACGCGCGGGACGGACCGGCCGGCGGCGGCGCAGGGGCCGGTGCGCTACCGCGAGCGCATCGGCGCCCCCTGGTGGATGTGGGCGACCCTCGTGGCCCTGGCGCTGAGCGCCTGGCTCGTCATGCTCGTGGTCCTGGGCCCGCTCGGCGCGCTCTGGACGGCGCTCGCGGTGCTGCTGCTCGGCGGCACGGGGCTGGTGCGCTCCGCCGCCGTCGTCGAGGTGCGCCTGGGGGGCGACGGGGAGCTGCGCGCGGGCCGCGCGCGGCTCCCGCTGTCGGTCGCGGGCGCCGTGGTGCCGCTCGACGCCGAGCGCGCCGCGCACGCACGCGGTCCGGGGATCGACGCGCGCGCCTACCACCTGCTGCGCGGCTGGGTCCCCACCGCCGTCCTCGTCGAGGTCCGCGACCCGAGGGACCCGACGCCCTACTGGTACGTCTCGACCCGCCGCCCCGAGCGCCTGGCGCGGGCGCTCGAGGAGGCCCGCCCCGGCGCCGCGGGCGCTCCCTCGCGGGGCGCGCCCGGGGACGGAGCGGGCCCGGGCTGA
- a CDS encoding DUF4193 domain-containing protein encodes MATDYDTPRKTDDDINEDSIEELKARRVDKGASTVDVDEAELAENLELPGADLSNEELSVRVLPRQADEFTCSVCFLVHHRSQLASEDGGQLVCTECA; translated from the coding sequence ATGGCCACCGACTACGACACCCCGCGCAAGACCGACGACGACATCAACGAGGACAGCATCGAGGAGCTGAAGGCCCGGCGGGTCGACAAGGGCGCCAGCACCGTCGACGTCGACGAGGCCGAGCTCGCGGAGAACCTCGAGCTGCCGGGCGCCGACCTGTCCAACGAGGAGCTCTCGGTGCGGGTGCTCCCGCGCCAGGCGGACGAGTTCACCTGCTCGGTGTGCTTCCTCGTGCACCACCGCAGCCAGCTCGCCAGCGAGGACGGCGGGCAGCTCGTCTGCACCGAGTGCGCCTGA
- a CDS encoding inositol monophosphatase family protein has product MSTAPAPADLLDLALRAARAAGRFLVQERPADLDVAATKTSPTDVVTAMDRGSEELVVRTLRAERPDDGVLGEEGAAATGSTGVRWVVDPIDGTVNYLYGLPEWAVSIAAEVDGEVVASVVAAPALGETWTATRGGGAHLDGRPLRRGRGADLGQALVATGFSYEARHRALQAQVAAQVLPRVRDLRRAGSAALDLCGVAGGRHDAYFERGTHHWDVAAAALVAREAGVRVGGLRGAPESEELVLAAADPLFDDLHALLDAAWPASWPA; this is encoded by the coding sequence GTGAGCACCGCGCCCGCGCCCGCCGACCTGCTCGACCTCGCCCTGCGCGCCGCCCGCGCCGCCGGGCGCTTCCTGGTGCAGGAGCGCCCGGCCGACCTCGACGTGGCCGCCACGAAGACGAGCCCCACCGACGTCGTCACGGCGATGGACCGGGGGTCGGAGGAGCTCGTCGTCCGCACGCTGCGGGCCGAGCGCCCGGACGACGGCGTGCTGGGGGAGGAGGGCGCCGCGGCCACCGGCAGCACCGGGGTGCGCTGGGTGGTCGACCCGATCGACGGGACCGTCAACTACCTGTACGGCCTGCCGGAGTGGGCCGTGAGCATCGCCGCGGAGGTCGACGGCGAGGTGGTGGCCAGCGTCGTGGCCGCCCCGGCGCTCGGCGAGACCTGGACCGCGACCCGCGGGGGCGGGGCCCACCTCGACGGCCGGCCCCTGCGGCGCGGGCGCGGCGCGGACCTCGGGCAGGCGCTCGTCGCCACCGGCTTCAGCTACGAGGCGCGCCACCGCGCGCTGCAGGCGCAGGTGGCCGCGCAGGTGCTGCCGCGGGTGCGCGACCTGCGCCGCGCGGGGTCGGCGGCGCTCGACCTGTGCGGCGTGGCCGGGGGACGGCACGACGCGTACTTCGAGCGCGGCACCCACCACTGGGACGTCGCGGCGGCGGCCCTCGTGGCGCGCGAGGCGGGCGTGCGGGTCGGCGGGCTGCGCGGCGCCCCCGAGTCCGAGGAGCTCGTGCTCGCGGCGGCGGACCCGCTCTTCGACGACCTGCACGCCCTGCTCGACGCGGCCTGGCCGGCCTCCTGGCCCGCCTGA
- a CDS encoding ferrochelatase — MKTYDAVLLVSFGGPEGPDDVIPFLENVTRGRGIPRERLAAVGEHYMLFGGVSPINGQNRDLLEALRRDFGEHGVDVPVYWGNRNWDPYLRDALAQMRDDGVRRALCVVTSAYASYSGCRQYREDLAAATAEVPGAPALDKVRHYFNHPGFVAPTVDAVVDSLAALPEGAREGAAIAFTTHSIPTGMAAAAGPEGGAYERQHRAVAEVVAAEVARRTGRAHRWDLVYCSRSGPPTQPWLEPDVNDHLEALHGEGVPGVVVAPIGFVSDHMEVVYDLDTEARETAERLGLPYQRAATVGTDPRFVAALRELVVERDEAEAGARPARPAVGALPPSHDVCPVGCCRNLRGPRPALCGRD; from the coding sequence GTGAAGACGTACGACGCGGTGCTCCTGGTGTCGTTCGGCGGGCCCGAGGGCCCCGACGACGTGATCCCCTTCCTCGAGAACGTCACCCGCGGCCGCGGCATCCCGCGCGAGCGCCTGGCGGCCGTGGGGGAGCACTACATGCTCTTCGGCGGCGTGAGCCCGATCAACGGCCAGAACCGCGACCTGCTCGAGGCCCTGCGCCGCGACTTCGGCGAGCACGGGGTCGACGTGCCGGTCTACTGGGGCAACCGCAACTGGGACCCCTACCTGCGCGACGCGCTCGCGCAGATGCGCGACGACGGCGTGCGCCGCGCCCTGTGCGTCGTGACGTCCGCCTACGCCTCGTACTCGGGCTGCCGGCAGTACCGCGAGGACCTCGCGGCGGCCACCGCCGAGGTCCCCGGCGCGCCCGCCCTGGACAAGGTGCGCCACTACTTCAACCACCCCGGCTTCGTCGCGCCGACCGTGGACGCCGTGGTGGACTCCCTCGCCGCGCTGCCCGAGGGGGCGCGCGAGGGCGCCGCGATCGCCTTCACCACGCACTCGATCCCCACCGGGATGGCCGCGGCCGCCGGGCCGGAGGGCGGGGCGTACGAGCGCCAGCACCGCGCCGTCGCCGAGGTCGTCGCCGCGGAGGTGGCGCGGCGCACCGGGCGCGCGCACCGCTGGGACCTCGTCTACTGCAGCCGCTCCGGGCCGCCCACCCAGCCGTGGCTCGAGCCGGACGTCAACGACCACCTCGAGGCCCTGCACGGCGAGGGCGTGCCCGGCGTCGTCGTGGCCCCCATCGGCTTCGTCAGCGACCACATGGAGGTCGTCTACGACCTCGACACCGAGGCCCGGGAGACCGCGGAGCGGCTCGGGCTGCCGTACCAGCGCGCGGCGACGGTGGGCACCGACCCCCGGTTCGTCGCGGCGCTGCGCGAGCTCGTGGTCGAGCGGGACGAGGCCGAGGCCGGCGCGCGCCCCGCGCGCCCCGCGGTGGGGGCCCTGCCGCCGAGCCACGACGTGTGCCCGGTCGGCTGCTGCCGCAACCTGCGCGGACCCCGCCCCGCCCTGTGCGGTCGCGACTGA
- a CDS encoding MFS transporter — protein sequence MFRPYREVLALPGALAFSAAGVLARLPISMLGIGTVLLVEGARGSYALAGAVSAVLVVVAAVMAPQVARLVDRSGQARVLVPAVLVHTGGVLALVACALTDLPAWTLFAAAVVAGSVQGSVGALVRARWNALLGSSPRLHAAFSLESVLDEVVFVVGPLLVTTLATAVAPAAGLLAAAVAALVGGLALAAQRRTEPPTTGRPAGAGTSVAGSPGMLALAAVFVFVGGLFGSAEIVTVAFTEERGSPGAAGPVLAAFAGGSMVAGLLYGAVHWRSGSGVRFRLAVVALAVGVLALPLVDGVLALALVLAVAGVTISPTIIAGNALVQSLVAPQRLTEGLTWLSTGIGLGIAGGSALAGPVIDEHGARAAFLVTSGSGVLAAVLAVAAARYLVERPAPATAATVVLPDAATVTLPDAQRGAAPLGDASAPAVPEGGWAAGAAGATGAAPGPGGAPAGRGGRGGRAGRGGHDQGRGARGAAS from the coding sequence ATGTTCCGGCCGTACCGGGAGGTGCTGGCGCTCCCGGGCGCCCTGGCGTTCTCCGCCGCGGGCGTCCTGGCGCGCCTGCCGATCTCCATGCTCGGCATCGGCACCGTGCTGCTCGTCGAGGGCGCGCGGGGGTCGTACGCGCTCGCCGGCGCGGTCTCCGCGGTGCTCGTCGTCGTCGCGGCGGTCATGGCCCCGCAGGTCGCGCGGCTCGTGGACCGCTCCGGGCAGGCGCGGGTCCTCGTCCCCGCCGTCCTCGTGCACACCGGCGGCGTGCTCGCGCTCGTCGCGTGCGCGCTCACCGACCTGCCCGCCTGGACGCTCTTCGCCGCCGCCGTCGTCGCCGGCTCGGTGCAGGGCTCGGTGGGCGCGCTGGTCCGCGCGCGGTGGAACGCGCTGCTCGGCTCCAGCCCCCGCCTGCACGCGGCCTTCAGCCTGGAGTCCGTCCTCGACGAGGTCGTCTTCGTCGTCGGGCCGCTGCTCGTCACGACCCTGGCGACCGCGGTCGCGCCCGCCGCCGGCCTGCTGGCGGCCGCGGTGGCCGCGCTCGTCGGCGGGCTCGCCCTGGCGGCCCAGCGGCGGACGGAGCCGCCGACGACCGGCCGCCCGGCCGGCGCCGGGACGTCGGTGGCGGGGTCGCCCGGGATGCTCGCGCTCGCGGCCGTCTTCGTCTTCGTCGGCGGGCTCTTCGGCTCCGCGGAGATCGTCACCGTCGCGTTCACCGAGGAGCGGGGCAGCCCCGGAGCGGCGGGCCCCGTCCTGGCGGCCTTCGCCGGCGGGAGCATGGTCGCGGGGCTGCTGTACGGCGCCGTGCACTGGCGCTCCGGCAGCGGCGTCCGCTTCCGCCTCGCGGTCGTGGCCCTGGCGGTCGGCGTGCTGGCCCTGCCCCTCGTCGACGGGGTGCTCGCGCTCGCGCTCGTGCTGGCCGTCGCCGGCGTGACGATCTCGCCGACGATCATCGCGGGCAACGCGCTCGTGCAGTCGCTCGTGGCGCCGCAGCGCCTGACCGAGGGGCTCACCTGGCTCTCGACCGGCATCGGCCTCGGCATCGCCGGCGGCTCGGCCCTGGCCGGCCCGGTCATCGACGAGCACGGTGCGCGGGCCGCGTTCCTCGTCACGTCCGGCAGCGGCGTCCTCGCCGCGGTGCTCGCGGTGGCGGCGGCCCGCTACCTCGTGGAGCGGCCCGCCCCGGCCACCGCGGCGACGGTCGTGCTGCCGGACGCGGCCACCGTCACCCTCCCCGACGCCCAGCGGGGCGCCGCCCCGCTCGGCGACGCCTCGGCGCCCGCCGTCCCCGAGGGCGGCTGGGCCGCCGGCGCGGCCGGCGCCACCGGCGCGGCCCCCGGCCCCGGCGGGGCACCGGCCGGGCGCGGCGGGCGCGGTGGGCGCGCTGGGCGCGGCGGGCACGACCAGGGCCGCGGAGCCCGCGGGGCCGCGTCCTAG
- the sepH gene encoding septation protein SepH, translating to MDDLQLVGLTEDGEHLVVAASHGEQFRLPLDDRLLAAIRGDLVRLGQLQIELESQLRPAEIQARIRAGASAEEVAMAAGIPVAKVRRYEGPVLAEREHVAGLARRAPARRRGDGFVPALGALVEERAAARGVPADALRWDAAQREDRTWTVSVVLPAGAAPVRASWVFDPRRGLLSPLDDEAAALSGEEAPPRPAPEPRSATVRRLSSVPRRSREAADALPMPFEGRTDDDPAGAVPPAPDAPPTVAPGSPDAADAAGAPDDADDGLEADLELHRATPPGPPARPAPAARDAAQDAAPAGTPGEDVEDVPLGAVGAPLPRERAERGDDADDGRGGRSRRRQRGRGRPAPGPARHAAGPAGTAAAPADPLPVAGQAPQDEDRRGPRTPAADGAQAGAASAPGPDRLASPLSGGDERSAGSAAGGRADAPAGSAVPAAVPAAPPAPAPAPPAPAAGAAPDEDPEPPAPAAADDAAEEAPQGPAARRAPARHGAKGRRAAVPAWDDIVFGTRRKD from the coding sequence ATGGACGACCTGCAGCTCGTCGGCCTCACCGAGGACGGGGAGCACCTCGTGGTGGCCGCCTCCCACGGCGAGCAGTTCCGGCTGCCGCTCGACGACCGGCTGCTCGCCGCGATCCGGGGCGACCTCGTGCGCCTCGGCCAGCTGCAGATCGAGCTCGAGAGCCAGCTGCGGCCGGCGGAGATCCAGGCCCGGATCCGTGCCGGCGCCTCCGCGGAGGAGGTCGCCATGGCGGCCGGCATCCCGGTGGCGAAGGTGCGGCGCTACGAGGGCCCGGTCCTCGCCGAGCGCGAGCACGTCGCGGGGCTCGCGCGCCGCGCGCCGGCACGACGGCGCGGCGACGGCTTCGTCCCGGCCCTCGGCGCGCTCGTCGAGGAGCGGGCCGCGGCCCGCGGGGTGCCCGCCGACGCGCTGCGCTGGGACGCGGCGCAGCGCGAGGACCGTACGTGGACCGTCTCGGTCGTCCTGCCCGCCGGCGCCGCGCCCGTGCGCGCCTCCTGGGTCTTCGACCCCCGTCGCGGCCTGCTCAGCCCGCTCGACGACGAGGCGGCGGCCCTCTCGGGCGAGGAGGCCCCGCCGCGGCCGGCCCCGGAGCCGCGGTCGGCGACCGTACGGCGCCTGTCGAGCGTCCCGCGCCGCTCCCGCGAGGCGGCCGACGCCCTGCCGATGCCGTTCGAGGGGCGTACGGACGACGACCCCGCCGGTGCCGTCCCACCGGCGCCCGACGCACCGCCGACCGTCGCCCCCGGCTCCCCCGACGCTGCCGACGCTGCCGGCGCCCCCGACGACGCGGACGACGGCCTCGAGGCGGACCTCGAGCTGCACCGGGCCACGCCCCCGGGACCCCCGGCCCGACCCGCCCCTGCCGCACGCGACGCGGCTCAGGACGCCGCTCCGGCCGGCACGCCGGGCGAGGACGTCGAGGACGTCCCCCTCGGCGCGGTCGGCGCGCCCCTGCCCCGCGAGCGGGCGGAGCGCGGCGACGACGCGGACGACGGCCGCGGCGGGCGGTCGCGGCGCCGGCAGCGGGGACGCGGACGACCCGCTCCCGGGCCTGCCCGCCACGCCGCCGGCCCCGCGGGCACGGCCGCCGCGCCCGCCGACCCGCTCCCGGTGGCCGGGCAGGCCCCGCAGGACGAGGACCGGCGCGGACCGCGCACGCCGGCCGCCGACGGAGCGCAAGCCGGCGCCGCCTCCGCCCCCGGGCCGGACCGCCTGGCGAGCCCCCTGTCGGGCGGGGACGAGCGGTCGGCGGGCTCTGCCGCAGGCGGCCGCGCCGACGCGCCCGCCGGTTCCGCGGTCCCTGCAGCGGTCCCTGCCGCGCCCCCGGCGCCCGCACCGGCACCGCCCGCACCGGCGGCGGGCGCCGCGCCCGACGAGGACCCGGAGCCCCCGGCGCCGGCCGCCGCGGACGACGCCGCCGAGGAGGCCCCGCAGGGGCCCGCGGCGCGGCGCGCTCCCGCGCGCCACGGCGCCAAGGGCCGCCGCGCCGCCGTCCCCGCGTGGGACGACATCGTCTTCGGCACCCGCCGCAAGGACTGA